A window of Helicoverpa armigera isolate CAAS_96S chromosome 30, ASM3070526v1, whole genome shotgun sequence contains these coding sequences:
- the LOC110383383 gene encoding uncharacterized protein LOC110383383, whose translation MISVTSLVIISCALALGVHGQNVCSEAQYQYIPTNHPVKLLPVHMDPYVADYNVSIPPIPECVKGVSGLHAIVCDNDQPPNTTFVNWNTLIVHRTGSLAGKGVVYITAYCIE comes from the exons ATGATCTCAGTTACAAGTCTTGTGATCATCAGCTGCGCACTGGCCTTAGGCGTGCATGGACAAAACGTGTGCTCGGAGGCGCAATACC AATATATACCAACGAATCACCCCGTGAAGCTATTACCAGTACACATGGATCCCTACGTTGCCGACTATAATGTCAGCATacca CCTATACCCGAATGCGTCAAAGGAGTCTCAGGTTTACACGCAATAGTTTGCGACAATGATCAGCCGCCTAACACCACCTTCGTCAATTGGAACACTCTCATAGTTCACCGTACCGGAAGCCTGGCCGGCAAAGGAGTGGTTTATATTACAGCCTACTGTATTGAGTGA
- the LOC126056183 gene encoding uncharacterized protein LOC126056183 — translation MISVTSIVVIVCALALGVQGQNACSPAEIGSPTGYPVQLQELVLKPYVREWIVNIPAIPQCVNGVSGAIAEVCDGDVPPQTQFISIDKLLIRRVGSVLTPATVTVTVFCVV, via the exons ATGATCTCAGTTACAAGTATTGTGGTCATCGTTTGCGCACTTGCATTAGGCGTGCAAGGACAAAACGCATGCAGTCCTGCAGAAATCg GTTCACCGACTGGCTATCCAGTGCAACTGCAAGAACTTGTCCTGAAACCCTATGTCCGTGAATGGATTGTTAACATACCA GCAATACCCCAATGCGTGAATGGAGTATCGGGTGCGATCGCAGAAGTATGTGACGGAGATGTACCACCTCAGACCCAGTTCATCAGCATAGATAAACTCTTGATTCGCCGTGTGGGAAGTGTGCTCACTCCAGCTACTGTCACCGTGACCGTGTTCTGTGTAGTCTAA